A window from SAR202 cluster bacterium encodes these proteins:
- a CDS encoding cobalamin B12-binding domain-containing protein yields MIRVLVAKPGLDGHDRGAKIIARALRDAGMEVIYTGIRQAPEMIVETALQEDVDVIGLSILSGAHMELFPQIFEGLKRNEIDDIIVVAGGIIPDADRAALEKIGVRAIFGPGTPTTEIAEFITKAVAEKRAKG; encoded by the coding sequence ATCATCCGCGTCCTCGTCGCCAAGCCCGGCCTGGACGGGCACGACCGCGGCGCGAAGATCATCGCTCGCGCCCTCCGCGACGCCGGCATGGAGGTCATCTACACGGGCATCCGCCAGGCCCCGGAGATGATCGTGGAGACGGCGCTGCAGGAGGATGTGGACGTCATCGGCCTCAGCATCCTCTCGGGCGCGCACATGGAGCTCTTCCCGCAGATTTTCGAGGGGCTGAAGAGGAACGAGATAGACGACATCATTGTCGTCGCCGGAGGCATCATCCCGGACGCCGACCGCGCCGCGCTGGAGAAGATCGGCGTAAGGGCCATCTTCGGCCCGGGCACGCCGACAACGGAGATAGCGGAGTTCATTACGAAGGCTGTCGCCGAAAAGCGGGCGAAGGGCTAG
- a CDS encoding HAD family hydrolase produces the protein MTTQRLKLKEAKWLFFDLGNTLLNEQKMLRDYVNQIGARFLDMGVMVSESKVEAAMRASAEKFTPGIAQGAIELLTSDEKIRAYVYRGVKYKIDLVEAYPEAKDVLSKLSTHYHLGIVANQHAGNEEHIARWGIGQFFKVIVISSQSGLKKPDAAVFSRAIELAETKAADAVMIGDRIDEDIRPAKQLGWKTVRVTQGIASVQKPREPMDYPDATVSNLAQVVELFI, from the coding sequence ATGACAACCCAGAGGCTTAAGCTCAAAGAGGCCAAGTGGCTCTTCTTCGACCTTGGTAACACGCTCCTCAATGAGCAGAAGATGCTGCGCGACTACGTGAACCAGATAGGCGCGCGGTTTCTTGATATGGGTGTGATGGTATCGGAGTCGAAGGTCGAGGCGGCGATGCGCGCGAGCGCCGAAAAGTTCACCCCCGGCATAGCCCAGGGCGCCATTGAGCTCCTCACATCGGACGAGAAGATTCGCGCGTATGTTTACAGGGGCGTGAAGTACAAGATAGATCTTGTGGAGGCGTATCCCGAAGCGAAGGACGTGCTTTCCAAGCTCTCCACCCATTACCACCTCGGCATCGTCGCCAACCAGCACGCGGGGAACGAAGAGCACATCGCCAGGTGGGGCATAGGCCAGTTCTTCAAGGTGATCGTCATCTCCTCCCAGTCGGGGCTGAAGAAGCCGGATGCCGCCGTGTTTTCACGCGCCATCGAGCTGGCCGAGACGAAGGCGGCCGACGCAGTCATGATCGGCGACCGCATCGACGAAGATATTCGCCCGGCCAAGCAGCTGGGCTGGAAAACGGTGCGTGTCACCCAGGGCATCGCCTCCGTGCAGAAGCCGCGTGAGCCCATGGACTACCCGGACGCTACGGTCAGCAATCTGGCCCAGGTGGTAGAGCTGTTCATCTGA
- the mce gene encoding methylmalonyl-CoA epimerase — MTQNAPCVARHINHVALAVKDINDTLAFYGKVFGVTTSDVEELPDQRVKAALVRVGGSQLEIIQPTDAESGVAKFIDKRGEGVHHIAFEVDDLQGTLTRLGATGVDLIDKSPRHGLSGTIGFIHPKATRGVLIELVDAESARR; from the coding sequence ATGACCCAGAACGCCCCATGCGTGGCGCGACATATCAACCACGTCGCCCTTGCCGTCAAGGACATAAACGACACGCTCGCCTTCTACGGCAAGGTGTTCGGTGTTACCACGAGCGACGTCGAAGAGCTGCCGGACCAGCGCGTCAAGGCGGCGCTCGTCAGGGTAGGGGGCTCCCAGCTTGAGATCATCCAGCCGACGGACGCGGAGAGCGGCGTCGCGAAGTTCATCGACAAGCGCGGCGAGGGCGTGCACCACATCGCGTTCGAGGTGGACGACCTGCAGGGCACGCTCACCCGCCTCGGCGCGACGGGGGTGGACCTGATCGACAAGTCTCCCCGGCACGGCCTATCCGGCACCATCGGCTTCATCCACCCGAAGGCGACGCGCGGCGTGCTCATCGAGCTCGTGGACGCCGAGTCCGCCCGGAGGTAA
- a CDS encoding methylmalonyl-CoA mutase, translated as MPSKDKREWEAQSLNPVKKRFGERQERFETDSGIEVQTVYTPEDLGSFRYAERLGYPGEYPFTRGVQPNMYRGKVWTMRQYAGFASPEESNRRYRYLLEQGQTGLSVAFDLPTQTGYDSDHALAAGEVGRAGVPISSLADMELLFKGIPLDKVSTSMTINATASILLSLYIAVGKKQGVPATELNGTIQNDILKEYIARGTYIYPPRPSMRFITDVFQYCSTSVPKWNTISVSGYHMREAGATAVQELAFTFANGIAYVQAAVDAGLDVDSFAQRLSFFFVSQNNLFEEVAKFRAARRMWAKIMRERFGATNPKSWMMRFHTQTAGVTLTAQQPDNNVIRTTVQALAAILGGTQSLHVNSKDEALALPTEESAQLSLRTQQILSHESGVSETVDPLAGSYYVENLTDKLEEAAFKYIGEIDRLGGAVAALEEGYQTREIHDSAYKLQREIEETKRIVVGVNRYQSVTPPIEKIQTIDQAETKKQIARVKRVRKERDNAAVQASLKRLKTVAVGKENTVPAILECVEAYATVGEIADVFRGVFGEQREFTPF; from the coding sequence ATGCCCAGCAAAGACAAGCGCGAGTGGGAAGCCCAGTCGCTCAACCCCGTGAAGAAGCGCTTCGGAGAGCGCCAGGAGCGGTTTGAGACCGACTCCGGCATCGAGGTCCAGACGGTGTACACGCCGGAGGACCTGGGTAGCTTCAGATACGCCGAGCGGCTGGGCTACCCAGGCGAGTACCCCTTCACGCGTGGTGTGCAACCGAACATGTACCGCGGCAAGGTCTGGACGATGCGGCAGTACGCCGGCTTCGCCTCGCCGGAGGAGTCCAACCGCCGCTACCGCTACCTGCTGGAGCAAGGCCAGACCGGCCTGAGCGTCGCCTTCGACCTTCCCACGCAGACCGGCTACGACTCCGACCACGCACTCGCCGCCGGCGAAGTGGGCAGGGCAGGGGTACCCATCAGCAGCCTGGCGGACATGGAGCTGCTCTTCAAGGGCATCCCGCTCGACAAGGTCAGCACGTCGATGACGATCAACGCGACGGCCTCGATACTGCTGTCGCTGTACATCGCGGTCGGCAAGAAGCAGGGCGTGCCCGCGACCGAGCTGAACGGCACGATCCAGAACGACATCCTCAAGGAGTACATCGCGCGCGGGACGTACATCTACCCGCCCAGGCCGTCGATGCGCTTCATCACGGACGTGTTCCAGTACTGCAGCACGTCGGTGCCCAAGTGGAACACGATCAGCGTGAGCGGCTACCACATGCGCGAGGCGGGCGCGACGGCAGTGCAGGAGCTCGCCTTCACCTTCGCGAACGGCATCGCATACGTACAGGCGGCGGTGGACGCCGGGCTGGATGTCGATAGCTTCGCGCAGCGCCTCTCGTTCTTCTTCGTCTCCCAGAACAACCTCTTCGAAGAGGTCGCGAAGTTCCGCGCCGCTCGCCGCATGTGGGCGAAGATCATGCGCGAGCGCTTCGGCGCTACGAACCCGAAATCGTGGATGATGCGCTTCCACACCCAGACCGCCGGCGTGACCCTTACTGCGCAGCAGCCCGATAACAACGTCATCCGCACCACCGTGCAGGCGCTCGCGGCCATCCTGGGCGGGACGCAGTCGCTGCACGTCAACTCCAAGGACGAGGCGCTCGCGCTTCCCACCGAAGAGTCGGCGCAGCTCTCCCTTCGCACGCAGCAGATACTCTCACACGAGAGCGGCGTTTCCGAGACCGTCGATCCGCTGGCTGGCTCGTACTACGTCGAAAACCTGACCGACAAGCTGGAAGAGGCCGCGTTCAAGTACATCGGCGAAATCGACCGCCTCGGCGGCGCGGTGGCAGCTCTCGAGGAGGGCTACCAGACCCGCGAGATTCACGACAGCGCATACAAGCTCCAGCGAGAGATCGAGGAGACGAAGCGCATCGTCGTGGGCGTGAACCGGTACCAGTCCGTCACGCCTCCAATCGAGAAGATCCAGACCATCGACCAGGCCGAGACGAAGAAGCAGATCGCGCGGGTCAAGCGCGTCCGCAAGGAGCGCGACAATGCGGCGGTACAAGCATCGCTCAAGCGCCTGAAGACCGTCGCGGTGGGCAAAGAGAATACCGTGCCCGCCATCCTCGAGTGCGTCGAGGCGTACGCCACCGTCGGGGAGATTGCGGACGTATTCCGTGGCGTGTTCGGAGAGCAGCGGGAATTCACGCCGTTCTAG